CATCGCTCCCGCTACAATCTTTCTCAGCTGTCGTAATCGACGAAATACAGAGAGATTTGTCTGAAGAAATTCAAAAATAAAAGCGATTGAATAGCGAAGGATGAAAGTGGGAACGTTGGCTGTAACGATGAAGGAACAGGAAAAACAATAGGCATCTAAGACAAGAGCAGGCCTTCATGATCGGAAAGAACGGATAAATACCCAGCATCAAATTGTCATCCTAAAGTCTTTCTGCCTCACGAGCAGACAGCTCGTAGCAACGGGAGAAATCCCCTATGCAGAGACTGTAAAATGGAATACCGTCGTATGTCACTTTCTACTGCGACTTTCCCACCATGCCTTAGTTATGTGAATGCCTCAGATTGAACAAGAGGTAAATGATGACAGAGTCCACTAAATCCTAACGAGCAAAATGGTATTACCGAGCTAATTTAATCAGCTAGGTCGGGATTGGATAGAAACGTGCCAGCGCCCCCTAAATTTAAATTAGCAATTCATGAATAACTAGATGTATGGCAGATTTAGTTGTGAGAGCTAGTGCGATGGATAACATCACACTAGCAAAAGTGTGGGTTTAGGTGCGCACTGAGTGCCATTACGTTAAATTGTTACTTTCATGCAAATCACATCGAGTTAATAAAGATAAACCGCGCCAGACATGGAAGCTCCATTGTTCCCTTCAGCACCAGAGTTAACCCCTATTCCATTTGAACTCTCAGAAACCGTACTCACAGCCAGCGTATTGCCATCTGACGATAAGGCAACTGAATAGCCAAATCCATCCCCCCCTCAGTATTAGATGCCTTTATGTAGGCTTCCTGAGCCCATGTCGACGCACTGTAGCGGAAGAGATAAACCGCACCAGACCAGGCAGCATTATTGTTATCTTGGTGACCTGAGTTGACCCCTGTTCCATCTGATGCCTCAGAACCTGCTCCCACAGCCAGCGTATTGCCATCTGACGATAAGGCAACTGAATGGCCAAATCCATCTCCCCCCTCAGTATTAGAGGCCTTTATGTAGGCTTCCTGAGCCCATGTCGATGCACTGTAGCGGAAGAGATAAACCGCGCCAGATCTCATAGCATCATTGTTCGCTTGAGTATCAGGGTTGACTCCTGTTCCATTTGAACTCTCATAAACCGCACCCACAGCCAGCGTATTGCCATCTGACGATAAGGCGACTGAATAGCCAAATACATCTCCCCAATCAGGATTAGAAGCTTTTATGTAGGCTTCCTGAGTCCATGTCGATGCACTGTAGCGGAAGAGATAAACCGCGCCAGATCTCATAGCATCATTGTTCGCTTGAGTATCAGGGTTGACCCCTGTTCCATTTGAACTCTCATAAACCGCACCCACAGCCAGCGTATTACCATCTGATGATAAGGCGACTGAATGGCCAAATTTATCATGATAACCAGTATTAGAGGCTTTTATGTAGGCTTCCTGAGCCCACGTCGATGCACTGTAACGGAACAGATAAACCGCGCCAGAATCGTAATTAGCATAATCAACTTGACTACCAGAGTTGACCCCCGTTCCAGTTGAGTCCTCAAAAACCGCACCCACAGCCAGAGTATTGCCATCTGATGATAAGGCGACTGAATGGCCAAATCTATCATCATACTCAGGGTTAGAGGCCTTGATGTAGGCTTCCTGAGTCCATATCGATGCACTGTAGCGGAACAGATAAACCGCGCCAGACTTGAAATCATTATTGCTATCTTGGTGACCAGATTTACCCCCCGTTCCATCTGAGTCCTCAAAAATCGCACCCACAGCCAGCGTATTGCCATCTGATGATAAGGCGACTGAACGGCCAAAGGAGTCATCAGATTCAGTGTTAGAGGCCTTTATGTAAGCTTCCTGAGTCCATGTGGATGCACTATAACGAAAGAGGTAAACCGCGCCAGCACCTTCAGCATTATTATTATCTTGGTGACCAGAGTTGACCCCCGTTCCATCGGAATCTTCATTCCACGCCGCCACAGCTAGCGTGTTGCCATCTGATGATAAGGCGATTGAATTGCCAAATTGGTCATTATATTCAGTGTTAGAGGCCTTTATGTACTGAATGAGAGGCGTTAAGTCTTGAGGGGTCAACGACCTTTTATTTGATGCGATTTCGCCAGAAGAATTCTTTGCAATAACAAAATATTCAGACGTTAAATTTTTGATGATACCAATGTCATTAACGATGACACTAGTGGTCGTAGATGTTGCGAGTACATCACAAGACTTTGGCATTGATACATCTTTTCTACACAGTGAATACTCAGTAGCATTATCCGAAGCCTGCCATGTAAAAATTGTTGCCTTCTCGTTCATTGATAGTGAGATTGTGATTAGGTCAAATGCTAATGGCATTTTATTAGGCGCTGCACCACCAGACACACAACCAGCCAACATCAACGCAACCGATAAAGTTATTGTGCTTTTTTTATTTGATATAAACATAAAACTATTTACAAAGTAATGGTTAATTAATCAATAACACTAACAAAAAATCAGCATCAAAGATAACAGGCCAGAATAAATACAGGGCAAGAATCAGCATATTCATTTGGAGAAAGAACCGCACTATGATACCTGTTTTTCATACTTTGTGAATTTGGGTGTTAGATTGGCTATATTTGGTCAAAATTCGGTTATCTCCGAACTCGTACTTATGCGCGAAAACGATAACGGGGCACTTCTAAGTTACGAAGTGCCCAATGTGAAGGTTCTGGACAAAAATTAGTTTCAAACTTGTTGCCCTGCGACAGTCGCTTCAAATTTTTTTCACCTCTGTCGCCACTTGCTCACTTTAGAGCAAAAAAAGAGCCGTTAAAAACGGCTCTTAATCATTCGATTTTTCCGATCAATTTAATTAAGGCTTACTCACGCCCGTAGACGTTGTTCTCTTGCTCTTGAACTCGGATAAATGTTGTACGCTTGGTTAGCTCACGAAGCTCCGCCGCGCCTACATAGGTACAGGTTGAGCGCACACCGCCGAGGATGTCTTGAATGGTGCTGTGAACGCTGCCACGGTATGGCAATAGTACGGTTTTTCCTTCGGCTGCACGGTAACCTGCTACACCGCCAGAATGCTTGTCCATCGCGCTCTTAGATGACATGCCGTAAAATTTCATGAAGGTTTCACCATCTTTTACGATGAGTTCACCGCCTGCTTCTTCATGACCTGCCAGCATACCGCCAAGCATCACGAAATCCGCACCGCCGCCGAAGGCTTTCGCGACATCTCCCGGACACGTACAGCCGCCGTCACCGATGATGCGACCACCAAGGCCGTGCGCAGCATCCGCACATTCGATAATCGCGGACAGTTGTGGGTAGCCGACACCGGTTTTTACGCGTGTCGTACACACAGAGCCCGGGCCAATGCCTACTTTAACAATGTCGGCACCCGCGAGGATAAGCTCTTCTACCATATCGCCTGTTACGACGTTACCCGCAGAGATAACTTTGTCAGGAAATGCAGCGCGCACTCTTTGCACGTACTCAACAAGATGCTCAGAATAGCCATTCGCGATATCGATACAGATGAAGATCAACTCATCCGACAGTGCCATCACATCTTTGGTTTTTTGGAAATCCGCTTCCGATGTGCCGGTTGAAACCATAACATTGTTCAGGGTCGCTTTGTCGGCACTTTTCACAAACTCAGCCCAATCAGCCACAGTGTAATGTTTGTGCACTGCGGTCATCACACCATGCTCAGCCAAGGCTTTAGCCATGGCAAAACTGCCTACCGAGTCCATATTGGCGGCAATCACAGGTACGCCTGACCATTGACGACCACTATGTTTGAAAGTAAACTCGCGGGTTAAATTTACTTGAGAACGGCTTTTCAGGGTTGAACGTTTCGGGCGAAACAGGACATCTTTAAAACCTAACTTAAGTTCTTGTTCGATACGCATTGTGTAATTCCTTGATTAATTGACCATTTGTGTCTCTTAGCAGAGTGCGTAGTACCTTCGTTGGCAGACGTCAGTACATTTCGGACACAAAAAAACCGGAGCGTTGGCAGACGCTCCGGTTTTCAGCATTATAGGCCGCGTTTTTTTTCTCTCAAGACTGATATTTGACTTTTTTTTGTGTTATCCTGCCGAAGTTTTCATACCTAGACAATCCCCTCTGTAACACTCAACTCTTAAATTGCTTACCAAACAGTACGTTAGTTCTATTTTGTCAAATTACCGACATATCGCTTTTTGCTGAACAATCGATTGCCCTCGCTTTAAATTGCCACAAATTAGACTTTGATCACCTTTTTGCAGGGCAAAATTCCAGCAACTCACAAGCTCCGTTTTCGAAGTGGATCAAGCTCACATCACATATAAATAATTCACCGAAGCAAATCATTCGGCGTATTTATTGCTTAGCTTTACCTATCATTACGTTAGATGTGGCCCTTTCAAGGAAGAAACTGGTGATCTATGGCGCATTCACATTATTGGCTGTTAGTCTGCTGTTGGTTAGCTCTACCTGTTTATGCAGGCTCTAGCCCCTATTCATTTTCTCTAAATACAGGATTTAGCCGTATTGATAACTCAGCGAGCACTAATGAAGCTTGGGTGACTCAATTTGGTTATAGCTATCAGTTTTCTCCCTTTATCGGCTTAGATCTCGGCTACTCTGGGATGATCGGCAATGGCGCTGAGATGTTGAATATACAGCGGCAAAAGATTGACGTAAAAGTAGAGGGGTTCTACTTCGGAGCTTTCATGGAACAGCCCATCAATAATGTTACTACTCTTTATGCAAGAGGCGGCGTGGCTCAGATGAAGGTGAAAGAACGCTATGCCGTCGGCGCTATTGAGGATAACCAGCAATTTTCAGGTACTCATCCCTATTTAGGCATTGGAACCAAAGTTAAATCCAGTCTCGACAAAAGCTTGGCGCTAACAATGGAATTGAACTACCAGACTCTCGAACAAGATTATTCGAGCCTCTCTTTTACTGTTGGTGGGCAATATCGTTTTTAACCCACACGAGTTCGCTGTTTTTTGATAGGCTAAGAGCACATTTACTCTATATCGCCTATGTTTTATGAAGCTAGCCATTCGAAAGAAGCTATTAGAAAAAGTTGAGAACACAACAGAAACCCCCATGTTAATTCTGTCTGTGGTTTATGTTGTCGTGGCTCTATTGCCCGATATTGCCGTCTTATCTCCGGATGATTTGGAATTTCTTGATGGTTTACTGTGGATTGTCTGGGGAATTTTTGCGACTGAGCTATTAGTTAAAATCACCGTTAGCCCGAAACCCTTGCAATATATGGTGCAGAACTGGCCGGATGTATTGATTGTTGCCATGCCATTTCTACGGCCACTACGCTTTTTACGGATCTTATTGGTTCTGCCAAAAGCGTGGAAACAAACCAAATCTGTGCTGCGCCAAAAAACGTTTAGTTTTATCGGCCTCACCAGTCTTTCTACCGTTTTACTCTCTGCATCTTTTGTCTATTTGGTGGAAAAAGGCACACCAAGCCCAATTAACAGTTATTCAGATGCACTCTGGTGGGCAATGTCGACGATTACAACTGTTGGCTATGGAGACATGTATCCTGTGACAGGATTTGGACGGGGTGTCGCGGTATTTTTGATGTTAACAGGGATCACCTTGTTTGGTTTACTTACCGCAAGTGTTGCCTCTTTTTTCGTCGAGGATGACACTTCCAAAAAAGATCACCAATCGATCAATACGTTGTTGGAGAAAAACCAGTTATTGGAAACACAACTGAGTCAATTAGTGGCGGTTCAACGCCCGAGACGACGTTTCCATCTGGCGAGCTATCGTCAACAGCTCGCCCAACGCGAAAATGAGAGAAAAAGCCAGAAGCCTAAGACAAAGCGTCGTCGTTTATCTCTCTAGTTCAAGTTAACGCATGGTGTGGCGGCGAAAGACCGCCACAATGGCAGCTAAAGCAAGGAAGAAGCAGTAGTAAGAATAACTCACCACACTCAGCGGTGACATATGGAATATAGAGCCCAGTAGTAACGCTTGAGCACCATATGGCAAAATACCCTGCATAATACAAGAGAAGATGTCCAGTAAGCTGGCAGAACGCTTAGGCGTCACATTGTTTTGTTCTGCGAGTTCTTTTGCCACGCCACCACTTACGATGATTGCCACTGTGTTATTGGCCGTACATGCGTTCGTTAACGCGACTAAACCGGCAATCCCTAATTCACTGGCACGCATCTTCTGCACATCGCCGTGTGAACGAGCAAACTTATTAATCATGCGGCTAATTTGGTGCGTGAGAAACGCTAATCCACCTTGCTGCTTCATTAGCTCGCCCATTCCACCAATCAGCATCGACAATAGGAAAATTTCCTGCATATTTCCAAAGCCTGCATACACATCTTTTGTAAGTGCAGACAGTGAATAGCCATCGCTAAAACCCCCGACGCCCGCAGCCATTAACGTCCCTACTAGCAGCACAAGGAACACATTGAATCCCATCACCGCAAGAACGAGGATCGTCAAGTATGGCAACACTTTCAACCATTCAATCTCACTCGTTGCTGGTGATTGTGCGGTTTGACTGCTTAATGTAAATACCACCAACGCAAGTATTGCTGCAGGCAGAGCAATTCGAATGTTTTCTTTAAACTTATCACGCATGTGGCAACCCTGAGAACGAGTCGCCGCGATGGTAGTATCAGAGATGATAGAAAGGTTATCACCAAACATGGCGCCACTAAGCACAACCCCTGCCGTCAAACCCAAATTCAACTCTGCCGCTTGCGCAATACCGAGCGCGACGGGCGCAATTGCCGCAATCGTGCCCATTGAGGTACCCATTGCAGTTGCAACAAAAGCAGAAATCACAAATAGCCCAGGCAGAATCAGGCTGGCCGGCAACAGGGCTAAACCAAGATTTACCGTTGCATCGACACCTCCCGTCGCTTTCGCTACGGCAGCAAACGCACCAGCAAGCAGATAGATGATGCACATCGCCATGATATCGCTATGACCCACACCACGTAAAAACTGCTCGATGGCTCGATTGAGTGATTCTTTACTCAAGGTGATCGCCAACACTACAGCAGGCAACACAGCTACAGGAGCGGGTAACTGGTAAAACGCAAACTCAACCCCTTGTAAAGTGAGATAACTTCCCACTCCCATAAATAGCAGCAAAAAAACCATGAGTGGTAACAATGCTAGGGCATTGGGTTGTTGGGGCTGTGATGAAGGTGTGTAGTGCATGAAGAAATCAAATTATCTTAACTAAATTGGGCGCAAAGCCTAAAGGCAAGCCGCACACATGTCAACTGTCTAGACGTCCAAACATCCATTTGTTGCACAGTTAGACGTAATAATTTTGGGGTTTATTTTTTCCGACAATAGGTATATCAATACCGTAGAATCATTAATAACAGGAATTACTATGCTCAACGTCGTATTTTTTAGCGCAAAATCCTACGATATCACCTCATTTAATCCACTGGTTGATCCCTCAAGGTTGGCGCTGCATTTTCATGATTTTCGCCTCACCGAAAAAACCGCACAAATGGCTAAAGGCTGTGAAGTCGTATGCGCTTTTGTTAATGATGAGCTGAGCGCGCCTGTTTTAGAACAGCTGTATCAAGGTGGCACGCGTTTAGTTGCCATGCGCTGCGCAGGATTCGATAAAGTTGATTTGGTAGCAGCGAAAGAGTTAGGTATTCAAGTGGTTCGAGTCCCTGCCTACTCTCCCGAAGCCGTTGCGGAACATACAGTGGGAATGATGATGTGCCTTAACCGTCGTTTCCATAAAGCATACCAGCGCACACGAGATGCTAATTTCTCGCTAGATGGATTAGTTGGCTTTAACTTTTATGGCAAAACAGTGGGGGTCATCGGCTCTGGAAAAATTGGCGTAGCAACCATGCGCATTTTAAAAGGCTTAGGTATGCAGATCCTCTGCTTTGATCCATACCCAAATCCAGATGCGATTGCATTAGGTGCTCGCTATGTGGAACTGCCAGAGCTATTTGCTCACAGTGATGTCATCACTTTGCATTGTCCCATGAGCAAAAAGAACTACCATTTATTAAATGATGCCGCGTTTGAACAAATGAAAGATGGGGTCATGATCATCAACACCAGTCGAGGCGAGTTGTTAGATTCTGCCGCAGCGATCGAAGCTCTCAAACGAGGACGAATTGGCGCTCTAGGCTTGGATGTTTACGACAATGAGAAAGATCTGTTCTTCCAAGACAAGTCCAACGATGTGATCGTCGATGATGTCTTCCGTCGCCTTTCCGCTTGCCACAACGTGCTGTTTACAGGTCACCAAGCCTTTTTGACTGAAGATGCGCTCAACAATATAGCCCAAACCACACTCAACAATATCGAGCTTTTTTTCAGTAACCAAACGTCAGGCAACGAACTAATTCAATAGCTCACGCAGATGTGGTAATAAATCACTGGCCAGAAGCCCTCTCTGGCCATGTGCCTTGGCATCTAAATCGGCGGCGTTACTGTGTAACCATACGCCAAGTTTCGCGGCCTCTGCTAAACCAATTTTTTGGGCTAAGAGCGCCGCAATAATCCCGGTGAGCACATCGCCCATCCCACCACTGGCCATTCCAGGATTTCCTTGTAAGCAAACTGCAATCTCTTTCCCATCATCGACAAGAGTTCCTGCCCCTTTCAGTACAACAACCCCGCCATAACGCAGTTGTAAAGCACGAACCGCCGCAAAACGATCCTTTTCAATCGCTTCCACATCACATTCCAGTAGGCGTGCAGCTTCAACAGGATGTGGAGTAATAATACGCTGGGCATCATAGTTTGGTGTTAAAGAAAGAAAGTACAGCGCATCAGCATCCCATACTTTCGGCACAACCAGTGGACTCAAACGCTGCATGATCTGCTGAGCCTGTGTATCTCTGCCCAAACCGGGACCCAACGCAAGCGCATCACACCATTGAATACGGTCTTCAAATAAGTGCTGTTTACTCCAACTGGTGCTCATCACTTCAGGAGTAATCGTCAACATAGCCGTTACATTGTCAGGATGAGTCATCGCCGCTGTCAAACCTGCTCCAGTTCTGGCACAAGCAGAAGCACAAAGGATGAGAGCTCCCCCCATACCCTCATTTCCGCCCACGATCAGTGCTTTGCCATTTTGACCTTTATGGGTACACGCAGCTCGCGGTGGAAGTAAACTGTGCCGTAACTTACCTTCAATCGCCACCACAGACGGCGCGTTGTGCTGTGCAAACACTTCTTCAACGCCTAAACCCGCATAATGTAAAGCACCAACATAGCAACGCGCCTGCCCTGTGACTAACCCTTGTTTGAGGCCAATTAAGCTCACCGTATGCTGCGCCTTGATACAAGCCCCCATCACTTGGCCTGTATCGGCACATAACCCAGAAGGGACATCAATCGACACGATAGGCTTACCACTAAGGTTCAATTGTTCTACTAAAGGTGCAACTTGTGGCCGCAGCACCTCTTTCAAGCCAATCCCAAATAATGCATCAATAATAACATCCACGCTTTCAGGCAGTTCTGTTTGTGGAGCATAAACTGTGCCCCCCAACTCCTTCCATTGTTGATAGGCTTGATGTGCTTCTGGAGGGAGGTTATCCGGATCGCCTAGCTGCCAAACAGTGACGTCAATCCCCATATGTCGCGCTAAAACAGCCACGATATAGCCATCGCCTCCATTATTTCCACCACCACAACAAATCAGCCAATGATGACTGGAAGGAAATTGGGCAAAAGCGATCGTAAAAACCGCTTGGCCTGCACGCTCCATCAAATTGAACAGATCAAGTCCACGCTCTTGTGCGGCTTGTTGTTCACCTTGTTTGAGCTGCTGTGTCGTATAAAAATGACTGGGTAACGGCATAAGAATATCCAACTGCAGGCATGCGGCCATGGGGAATGGCCGCTTGGCATTTATTGAGCTGATGCTTGTATAGAGATCAAAGCTTCACTGGTGGCATCTTGAATCGATAAAAACAGCGAATTGACCACACCGGTTGGGGTTCGCATGGGATTAAGCGTCACGTTTTGGTACATAAAATTAGCCTGTTGGGTCACAGGGCGTACGTTACGGCAATGAAAAAGATAAGGACGCTGTTGCCATGTGATGAAGCTGCGACATCCAAGGTCGTAAACAGGTTTCGCCTTGAGTTTAAACCATTCACGAGGTATTTCAGGAAACAGTTCAAACAGCGATTTACCAATAGCGTCATGGGCTTGTTTACCACTGTGGTGCGTCATAAACCCGTTCCACACTTGGACATTGTAATCACGATCAATCACTATCAATCCCATATCGACATTCTGCACCATGTCAACCATCCAGTGGAATTGCTCAAACTCCGCAGGTAACGCAAGCATCAGAAGTCCTCCATTAAATAGGAAAGTTTGTTATCCAGCAGCGGCAAAGACTCATCCACAAACATAAACAATAAGTCACAACGGATCGAAGTGCCCTCAATGTTATAACTCACTTCAAATGTCATCGTTTTTCTAAACGATCCTGCGGTAGAGTTGATCACCGAGTCGATAGAAAGGTGTCGGCCTAACAACACTGGAGAACTTTGGAAGAAACGTACTTCAGCTTGATGCCCCAAACCGTTCAAAAACGATCCCACTAGAATATTGGAAACATCCATCAATAGTTCTAGCTCTTGCAGATCTTCACTATCTACAGGCACTTTCATCAATTTTTTGAGATCTGCGACACTCGAATCACTCAGTAAAACGAGCGCCTCACCAGCAATGCCTTCACCACTAAAACCCTGACAAACCCCCGATACTTGGCTGTTATCAGCAAGATCGCGTAGTGCCATATGTAACTCACTCACCTCAAATATATTTACATTGGGTAAAGGTAACTCAACAAACACATCGAAATGACGGGCTAAAGCATCGGCCGCTCGGCCAATGGAAACGTTCGCGACTTCCATATAAATGTCACGACGTTTTAAAATTGGCAGCTCAATCGAAACTGGCGTAACAATACGCGGTTGAGTCGGCGGTTCCACCAACATCTTAAGAACATCATTCAAAACATTCTTATCAATCGGCTTTTGAATGAAGGCTTTCGCACCCAACGCAAGCACACGCTCTTTGGCTTTAGGCTGGATATCACCAGAAACAACCACCACAGGGGTCGTGTGTCCCTTTTTCCCCATAGCCTCTAATGTCTCGAAACCATCGAGCTCAGGCATAGTGAGGTCCAAAAACATGAGCTTAAAGCTTTGATTTTCTAAAATGCTCATCGCATCCAGTCCATGCACCGCAAACGTGATATCCGCATTAAGCGATGCAGGAAGCGAGCGCGCCATTTGTTTACGCGCGAGT
This genomic window from Vibrio metoecus contains:
- a CDS encoding NAD(P)H-hydrate dehydratase, which codes for MPLPSHFYTTQQLKQGEQQAAQERGLDLFNLMERAGQAVFTIAFAQFPSSHHWLICCGGGNNGGDGYIVAVLARHMGIDVTVWQLGDPDNLPPEAHQAYQQWKELGGTVYAPQTELPESVDVIIDALFGIGLKEVLRPQVAPLVEQLNLSGKPIVSIDVPSGLCADTGQVMGACIKAQHTVSLIGLKQGLVTGQARCYVGALHYAGLGVEEVFAQHNAPSVVAIEGKLRHSLLPPRAACTHKGQNGKALIVGGNEGMGGALILCASACARTGAGLTAAMTHPDNVTAMLTITPEVMSTSWSKQHLFEDRIQWCDALALGPGLGRDTQAQQIMQRLSPLVVPKVWDADALYFLSLTPNYDAQRIITPHPVEAARLLECDVEAIEKDRFAAVRALQLRYGGVVVLKGAGTLVDDGKEIAVCLQGNPGMASGGMGDVLTGIIAALLAQKIGLAEAAKLGVWLHSNAADLDAKAHGQRGLLASDLLPHLRELLN
- a CDS encoding outer membrane beta-barrel protein; translation: MAHSHYWLLVCCWLALPVYAGSSPYSFSLNTGFSRIDNSASTNEAWVTQFGYSYQFSPFIGLDLGYSGMIGNGAEMLNIQRQKIDVKVEGFYFGAFMEQPINNVTTLYARGGVAQMKVKERYAVGAIEDNQQFSGTHPYLGIGTKVKSSLDKSLALTMELNYQTLEQDYSSLSFTVGGQYRF
- a CDS encoding Na+/H+ antiporter NhaC family protein, producing MVFLLLFMGVGSYLTLQGVEFAFYQLPAPVAVLPAVVLAITLSKESLNRAIEQFLRGVGHSDIMAMCIIYLLAGAFAAVAKATGGVDATVNLGLALLPASLILPGLFVISAFVATAMGTSMGTIAAIAPVALGIAQAAELNLGLTAGVVLSGAMFGDNLSIISDTTIAATRSQGCHMRDKFKENIRIALPAAILALVVFTLSSQTAQSPATSEIEWLKVLPYLTILVLAVMGFNVFLVLLVGTLMAAGVGGFSDGYSLSALTKDVYAGFGNMQEIFLLSMLIGGMGELMKQQGGLAFLTHQISRMINKFARSHGDVQKMRASELGIAGLVALTNACTANNTVAIIVSGGVAKELAEQNNVTPKRSASLLDIFSCIMQGILPYGAQALLLGSIFHMSPLSVVSYSYYCFFLALAAIVAVFRRHTMR
- a CDS encoding 2-hydroxyacid dehydrogenase produces the protein MLNVVFFSAKSYDITSFNPLVDPSRLALHFHDFRLTEKTAQMAKGCEVVCAFVNDELSAPVLEQLYQGGTRLVAMRCAGFDKVDLVAAKELGIQVVRVPAYSPEAVAEHTVGMMMCLNRRFHKAYQRTRDANFSLDGLVGFNFYGKTVGVIGSGKIGVATMRILKGLGMQILCFDPYPNPDAIALGARYVELPELFAHSDVITLHCPMSKKNYHLLNDAAFEQMKDGVMIINTSRGELLDSAAAIEALKRGRIGALGLDVYDNEKDLFFQDKSNDVIVDDVFRRLSACHNVLFTGHQAFLTEDALNNIAQTTLNNIELFFSNQTSGNELIQ
- a CDS encoding GMP reductase, whose product is MRIEQELKLGFKDVLFRPKRSTLKSRSQVNLTREFTFKHSGRQWSGVPVIAANMDSVGSFAMAKALAEHGVMTAVHKHYTVADWAEFVKSADKATLNNVMVSTGTSEADFQKTKDVMALSDELIFICIDIANGYSEHLVEYVQRVRAAFPDKVISAGNVVTGDMVEELILAGADIVKVGIGPGSVCTTRVKTGVGYPQLSAIIECADAAHGLGGRIIGDGGCTCPGDVAKAFGGGADFVMLGGMLAGHEEAGGELIVKDGETFMKFYGMSSKSAMDKHSGGVAGYRAAEGKTVLLPYRGSVHSTIQDILGGVRSTCTYVGAAELRELTKRTTFIRVQEQENNVYGRE
- a CDS encoding FG-GAP repeat protein → MSGGAAPNKMPLAFDLITISLSMNEKATIFTWQASDNATEYSLCRKDVSMPKSCDVLATSTTTSVIVNDIGIIKNLTSEYFVIAKNSSGEIASNKRSLTPQDLTPLIQYIKASNTEYNDQFGNSIALSSDGNTLAVAAWNEDSDGTGVNSGHQDNNNAEGAGAVYLFRYSASTWTQEAYIKASNTESDDSFGRSVALSSDGNTLAVGAIFEDSDGTGGKSGHQDSNNDFKSGAVYLFRYSASIWTQEAYIKASNPEYDDRFGHSVALSSDGNTLAVGAVFEDSTGTGVNSGSQVDYANYDSGAVYLFRYSASTWAQEAYIKASNTGYHDKFGHSVALSSDGNTLAVGAVYESSNGTGVNPDTQANNDAMRSGAVYLFRYSASTWTQEAYIKASNPDWGDVFGYSVALSSDGNTLAVGAVYESSNGTGVNPDTQANNDAMRSGAVYLFRYSASTWAQEAYIKASNTEGGDGFGHSVALSSDGNTLAVGAGSEASDGTGVNSGHQDNNNAAWSGAVYLFRYSASTWAQEAYIKASNTEGGMDLAIQLPYRQMAIRWL
- a CDS encoding PAS domain-containing protein — encoded protein: MLALPAEFEQFHWMVDMVQNVDMGLIVIDRDYNVQVWNGFMTHHSGKQAHDAIGKSLFELFPEIPREWFKLKAKPVYDLGCRSFITWQQRPYLFHCRNVRPVTQQANFMYQNVTLNPMRTPTGVVNSLFLSIQDATSEALISIQASAQ
- a CDS encoding potassium channel family protein, whose amino-acid sequence is MKLAIRKKLLEKVENTTETPMLILSVVYVVVALLPDIAVLSPDDLEFLDGLLWIVWGIFATELLVKITVSPKPLQYMVQNWPDVLIVAMPFLRPLRFLRILLVLPKAWKQTKSVLRQKTFSFIGLTSLSTVLLSASFVYLVEKGTPSPINSYSDALWWAMSTITTVGYGDMYPVTGFGRGVAVFLMLTGITLFGLLTASVASFFVEDDTSKKDHQSINTLLEKNQLLETQLSQLVAVQRPRRRFHLASYRQQLAQRENERKSQKPKTKRRRLSL
- a CDS encoding response regulator; this translates as MSFPVLICDDSPLARKQMARSLPASLNADITFAVHGLDAMSILENQSFKLMFLDLTMPELDGFETLEAMGKKGHTTPVVVVSGDIQPKAKERVLALGAKAFIQKPIDKNVLNDVLKMLVEPPTQPRIVTPVSIELPILKRRDIYMEVANVSIGRAADALARHFDVFVELPLPNVNIFEVSELHMALRDLADNSQVSGVCQGFSGEGIAGEALVLLSDSSVADLKKLMKVPVDSEDLQELELLMDVSNILVGSFLNGLGHQAEVRFFQSSPVLLGRHLSIDSVINSTAGSFRKTMTFEVSYNIEGTSIRCDLLFMFVDESLPLLDNKLSYLMEDF